AAGCTTGGCTATGATTCTGATCCTTTCTCGTCTAATGCACTCGTTGACATGTATGCTAAAGGGGGAAATCTAAAGGATGCCATTACATTTTTTGATGAAATTGTGGTACCTGACATTGTTTCGTGGAATGCTATTATTGCTGGTTGTGTTCTTCATGAATGTCACCACCAGGCTATAGATATGTTGAATCAGATGAGAAGTTCAGGAATTTGGCCAAATATGTTCACATTGTCGAGTGCTCTCAAGGCTTGTGCTGCACTGGAGCTCCCTGGGTTGGGTCAAGGGTTACACTCTCTTTTGATAAAGAAAGATATCATACTGGATCCTTTTGTGAGTGTTGGCCTTATCGATATGTATTGCAAGTGTGATTTAACCAAGGACGCGAGGTTGATCTATGATCTGATGCCCGGGAAGGACTTAATCGCGTTGAATGCTATGATCTCTGGTTACTCACAGAATGAGGCAGACAATGCATGTCTAGACCTTTTTGTTCAGACATTCACCCAAGGAATTGGATTTGACCAGACAACTTTACTTGCCGTCCTAAACTCTGCTGCTGGCTTGCAGGCTTCTAATGTCTGCAAACAAGTTCATGCACTTTCTGTGAAGTCGGGATTTCAGTGTGACACCTTTGTCATAAACAGTCTTGTTGATTCTTATGGAAAATGTAGCCAGCTGGATGATGCAGCTACAATTTTTGACGAGTGCCCTACTCCGGATTTGCCATCTTTTACCTCTCTCATAACAGCCTATGCTCTACTTGGTCGAGGTGAAGAAGCCATGAAACTATATTTGAAGCTACAGGGCATGGGTCTCAAACCAGACTCATTTGTTTGCAGTTCTCTCCTAAATGCATGTGCAAATCTATCAGCATATGAACAGGGGAAACAAATACATGCTCATGTGTTGAAGTTTGGGTTCATGTCAGATGTGTTTGCTGGTAACTCTCTAGTTAACATGTATGCTAAGTCTGGAAGTATAGAGGATGCTAACTGTGCTTTCAGTGAGGTTCCTAGAAAAGGTATTGTTTCATGGTCTGCAATGATTGGAGGACTTGCCCAACATGGATATGCAAAAAAGGCACTTCATTTATTTGGTGAGATGCTGAAAGATGGTGTATCTCCCAATCACATAACATTAGTTAGTGTCCTTTATGCATGTAACCATGCTGGGTTAGTTGAAGAAGCCAATAAGTATTTTGAAACAATGAAAGACTCGTTTGGGATTGAACCAACTCAAGAGCATTATGCATGCATGATTGATGTCCTGGGCCGAGCTGGAAAATTAGATGACGCTATTGATCTCGTAAATAAGATGCCTTTTGAAGCTAATGCATCTGTCTGGGGTGCACTTCTGGGTGCTGCAAGAATTCATAAGAATGTAGAGGTAGGGCAACGTGCTGCTGAGATGCTTTTTAATCTTCAACCAGAGAAATCTGGCACTCATGTTCTTCTTGCAAATATTTATGCATCAGTTGGGTTGTGGGGAGATGTCGCAAAAGTAAGAAGACTGATGAAGGACAGTAGAGTAAAAAAGGAACCTGGTATGAGTTGGATTGAAATTAAAGATAGTATTTACACATTTATAGTGGGAGACAGAAGCCATTCGCGAAGTGATGAAATATATGCCAAACTGGAGGAGTTGGGACAGCTAATGGCTAAAGCTGGTTATGTTCCTATGGTAGAT
This sequence is a window from Nicotiana tomentosiformis chromosome 5, ASM39032v3, whole genome shotgun sequence. Protein-coding genes within it:
- the LOC104096199 gene encoding pentatricopeptide repeat-containing protein At5g04780, mitochondrial-like, whose protein sequence is MTNLWRLSYTKLLSQLSQTKSLNPGLQIQAHLTKIGLLNDSKHRNHLINLYSKCGAFDYAWKLLDESPEPDLVSWSSLISGYAKNGFGKDAIWAFFKMHSLDLKCNEFTFPSVLKACSIEKELFLGKQIHGIVVVTGFESDVFVANTLVVMYAKCGELLDSRLLFEEIPERNVVSWNALFSCYTQNDFFSEAMRMFGDMIVSGVRPDEYSLSNILNACTGLGDIVQGKKIHGCLVKLGYDSDPFSSNALVDMYAKGGNLKDAITFFDEIVVPDIVSWNAIIAGCVLHECHHQAIDMLNQMRSSGIWPNMFTLSSALKACAALELPGLGQGLHSLLIKKDIILDPFVSVGLIDMYCKCDLTKDARLIYDLMPGKDLIALNAMISGYSQNEADNACLDLFVQTFTQGIGFDQTTLLAVLNSAAGLQASNVCKQVHALSVKSGFQCDTFVINSLVDSYGKCSQLDDAATIFDECPTPDLPSFTSLITAYALLGRGEEAMKLYLKLQGMGLKPDSFVCSSLLNACANLSAYEQGKQIHAHVLKFGFMSDVFAGNSLVNMYAKSGSIEDANCAFSEVPRKGIVSWSAMIGGLAQHGYAKKALHLFGEMLKDGVSPNHITLVSVLYACNHAGLVEEANKYFETMKDSFGIEPTQEHYACMIDVLGRAGKLDDAIDLVNKMPFEANASVWGALLGAARIHKNVEVGQRAAEMLFNLQPEKSGTHVLLANIYASVGLWGDVAKVRRLMKDSRVKKEPGMSWIEIKDSIYTFIVGDRSHSRSDEIYAKLEELGQLMAKAGYVPMVDTDLHDVERIQKEILLSYHSEKLAVAFGLIATPPGAPIRVKKNLRICLDCHTAFKFICKIVSREIIIRDINRFHHFKDGSCSCGDYW